One window from the genome of Engystomops pustulosus unplaced genomic scaffold, aEngPut4.maternal MAT_SCAFFOLD_868, whole genome shotgun sequence encodes:
- the LOC140112560 gene encoding complement factor B-like, whose amino-acid sequence MTTGQDWNKRIIGDDHFMSGPPGLCLGRPHLCIFLVTPFASIVDTALKVKNLHRHSKYNPAGKQDKKVEKSFDYDLALIELQSKIEYSRKVRPICLPCTSATTWALKKRGQAVTCNDHKNTVLDSELVKAMFVAEETRYKFERMNVTIKRGDKRNACLEDTKKIEKFKDIPDITDAITENFLCTGGVQPYVDPQTCKGDSGGPLIVQYKQRYVQVGVISWGTINSCIGPKRKPEPVPALSRDFHTDLFHMLDWLEGIKLLAEELQFLK is encoded by the exons ATGACCACAGGCCAGGACTGGAATAAGAGAATTATTGGAGACGACCACTTTATGAGCGGCCCACCAGGACTCTGTTTGGGAAGACCCCACCTGTGTATATTTCTGGTGACCCCATTTGCCTCTATTGTAGATACGGCCCTGAAAGTGAAGAACCTCCACCGTCATAGTAAGTACAACCCCGCCGGGAAACAGGACAAGAAGGTGGAGAAATCCTTTGACTATGATTTGGCTCTCATCGAGCTGCAAAGTAAGATTGAATACTCCAGAAAAGTCAG ACCCATCTGTCTCCCATGTACCTCAGCCACAACGTGGGCCTTAAAGAAACGGGGACAAGCCGTCACATGTAACGATCATA AAAATACAGTCCTTGATTCGGAATTGGTGAAAGCCATGTTTGTTGCAGAGGAAACCAGATATAAATTTGAGCGAATGAATGTGACCATAAAGCGCGGAGACAAG AGGAACGCCTGTCTAGAAGACACAAAGAAGATAGAAAAGTTTAAAGATATTCCGGACATCACGGacgccatcactgagaatttcTTATGTACTGGGGGTGTACAACCTTATGTGGATCCACAAACCTGCAAAG GTGACTCGGGGGGTCCTCTTATCGTGCAGTACAAACAACGCTACGTTCAG GTGGGTGTTATCAGCTGGGGGACCATCAACAGTTGTATTGGACCCAAAAGGAAACCTGAACCGGTACCGGCGCTGTCTCGGGACTTCCATACTGACCTGTTCCACATGTTGGATTGGCTCGAAGGAATTAAACTCTTGGCTGAAGAACTTCAATTCCTGAAATAA